The proteins below come from a single Cylindrospermopsis raciborskii Cr2010 genomic window:
- the ilvD gene encoding dihydroxy-acid dehydratase has product MVDNLKSQVVTQGVQRSPNRAMLRAVGFQDGDFNKAIVGIANAYSTITPCNMGINQLAQRAELAVKNAGAMPQIFGTITISDGISMGTEGMKYSLVSREVIADSIETACSGQSMDGVIAIGGCDKNMPGAMLAIARMNIPAIFVYGGTIKPGHYNGKDLTVVSSFEAVGQYSAGKIDERELLEVERRACPGAGSCGGMYTANTMSSAFEAMGMSLPYSSTMAAEDEEKADSTAESASVLVEAIRKQILPRQIITRQSIENAISVIMAVGGSTNAVLHFLAIARAAGVELTLDDFETIRGRVPVLCDLKPSGKYVATDLHKAGGIPQVMKMLLVHGLLHGDCLTISGQTIKEVLAQIPDEPNPQQDVIRPWHNPMYPQGHLAILKGNLAKEGAVAKITGVKNPAITGPARVFESEEACLDAILSGKIQAGDVIIIRYEGPKGGPGMREMLAPTSAIIGAGLGDSVGLITDGRFSGGTYGMVVGHVAPEAAVGGNIALVKEGDSITIDANARLLQVNVSDEELAQRRASWQPLPPRYSKGVLAKYAKLVASSSIGAITDFDLFN; this is encoded by the coding sequence ATGGTAGATAATTTAAAAAGTCAAGTAGTTACTCAAGGAGTACAACGATCACCTAACCGCGCTATGTTGCGAGCTGTTGGCTTCCAAGATGGGGATTTTAACAAGGCTATTGTCGGTATTGCTAATGCTTATAGCACTATTACACCTTGTAATATGGGAATTAATCAGCTGGCACAAAGGGCAGAATTGGCTGTTAAAAATGCTGGTGCTATGCCTCAAATTTTCGGTACTATTACTATCAGTGATGGCATCTCTATGGGAACGGAAGGTATGAAATACTCTCTGGTCTCCCGGGAGGTAATTGCTGATTCTATAGAAACTGCCTGTAGCGGACAAAGCATGGACGGGGTAATAGCTATTGGTGGCTGTGACAAAAATATGCCAGGTGCCATGCTGGCGATCGCTCGCATGAATATACCTGCAATTTTTGTCTATGGTGGCACTATTAAACCCGGACACTATAATGGCAAGGATTTAACTGTTGTTAGCTCTTTTGAAGCGGTAGGACAGTACAGTGCGGGTAAAATTGATGAGCGAGAGCTTTTAGAAGTAGAACGTCGCGCTTGTCCTGGTGCTGGTTCTTGCGGGGGAATGTACACAGCTAATACCATGTCTTCAGCATTTGAAGCTATGGGTATGAGTTTACCCTACTCTTCGACTATGGCTGCTGAAGATGAAGAAAAAGCAGACAGTACGGCAGAATCTGCTTCTGTACTGGTAGAAGCTATTCGTAAACAAATATTACCCAGACAGATTATTACCCGCCAATCTATAGAAAATGCTATTTCCGTAATTATGGCAGTGGGTGGCTCAACAAATGCAGTATTACATTTTCTGGCTATTGCTCGCGCTGCTGGTGTAGAACTTACCCTAGATGATTTTGAAACCATTCGGGGTCGGGTTCCAGTTTTATGTGATTTAAAACCCAGTGGTAAATACGTGGCTACAGACCTACACAAAGCTGGTGGTATTCCCCAAGTCATGAAAATGCTTTTGGTTCATGGTCTCCTCCATGGTGATTGTCTAACTATATCAGGACAAACCATAAAGGAAGTTTTAGCACAAATACCTGATGAACCAAATCCCCAGCAAGATGTAATTCGCCCTTGGCATAACCCCATGTACCCCCAAGGACACCTAGCTATCCTCAAAGGTAATCTGGCTAAGGAAGGCGCAGTGGCTAAAATTACAGGGGTAAAAAACCCGGCAATTACTGGACCTGCAAGGGTATTTGAATCGGAAGAAGCCTGTTTAGATGCTATTTTATCTGGTAAAATCCAAGCCGGAGATGTGATTATTATCCGTTATGAAGGACCCAAAGGCGGACCGGGAATGAGGGAAATGCTTGCTCCTACATCAGCGATTATCGGTGCAGGTTTAGGTGATTCAGTGGGTTTAATTACCGATGGCAGATTTTCTGGTGGTACTTATGGCATGGTAGTTGGTCATGTTGCTCCAGAAGCAGCTGTGGGTGGAAATATTGCCTTGGTGAAAGAGGGTGATAGTATTACTATTGATGCGAATGCTAGACTATTACAGGTAAATGTGTCGGATGAGGAACTAGCCCAACGTCGAGCTAGTTGGCAACCTCTTCCACCTCGTTATAGTAAAGGCGTATTAGCAAAGTATGCCAAACTGGTAGCTTCTAGTAGCATTGGTGCGATTACTGATTTTGACTTGTTTAATTAG
- a CDS encoding HPF/RaiA family ribosome-associated protein, translated as MKIAPEITYRNLDKSQVIDKLVREKIAKLENICNYINSCHIAIEKSHDRPRSGSPYRVRIDLTVPPGHELVAEKNPGESIRYEPLDAVIRQIFDAMVHQLSKLTQMQRASEQYDRDEETRESTGFITKLFKEDGYGFLQALDGREIYFHKNSVLHQDFNQLKLGACVHFSQEEGEQGPQATTIQLVDKR; from the coding sequence ATGAAGATTGCACCAGAAATCACCTATCGTAACCTAGATAAATCCCAGGTAATTGATAAATTGGTTCGGGAGAAAATAGCCAAATTGGAAAATATTTGTAATTACATTAATAGCTGTCATATTGCCATAGAAAAAAGCCATGATCGTCCTCGGAGTGGTTCTCCCTATCGGGTAAGAATTGATCTAACTGTTCCTCCTGGTCATGAACTAGTAGCAGAAAAAAATCCTGGTGAGAGTATTCGATATGAACCTCTGGATGCAGTAATTAGACAAATTTTTGATGCCATGGTTCATCAACTATCTAAACTTACCCAAATGCAACGTGCCAGTGAGCAATATGATAGAGATGAAGAAACACGGGAGAGTACAGGTTTCATCACAAAACTATTTAAAGAAGATGGATATGGATTTTTACAAGCCCTAGATGGGAGGGAAATATACTTTCATAAAAATAGTGTTTTACATCAAGATTTTAATCAATTAAAACTAGGTGCTTGTGTTCATTTTTCCCAAGAAGAAGGAGAGCAAGGACCACAAGCAACAACTATTCAATTAGTTGATAAACGTTGA
- a CDS encoding helix-turn-helix transcriptional regulator has product MSSNNASPWNQIGFALEILRLLAQKSRKKSELMLLLGERGFADGDLGQKITRTVTKLRGCGFEIKSAPNQPYKLVTSDFPVIITEEQRQALAMACELLASLGFSAEAGHIYRIANSENRISHKLTTDFHPPTNYSEDKIQEIVQDLQNRIGKKRRFVVWYRSRNGNDKQWDLDKSELRLHNGVLYLFSIVPSFVGQHIHKTPNPEQNCTLRVDRITRVGSSSQIPWTYTKFPTLKIQYRLTGNLANYKPRRPYEKIISPPDKIEHVDIETQEDCIFWFQQRILQYGANARVLQPDWLVKIVMESLNKAHSNYQYQVTGSR; this is encoded by the coding sequence ATGTCATCAAATAATGCTAGTCCATGGAATCAAATAGGATTCGCACTAGAAATATTGAGACTCCTCGCACAAAAGTCCCGAAAAAAATCAGAATTAATGTTATTGCTAGGGGAACGGGGTTTTGCAGATGGGGATCTAGGACAAAAGATCACCCGCACCGTAACTAAGTTGAGGGGTTGTGGTTTTGAAATTAAATCAGCGCCAAACCAACCATATAAATTGGTGACATCAGATTTCCCCGTAATTATAACAGAAGAACAACGACAAGCTTTAGCTATGGCATGTGAATTACTAGCAAGTCTGGGGTTTTCTGCGGAGGCGGGACATATTTACAGAATTGCTAACTCGGAAAATCGCATATCCCACAAACTGACAACGGATTTTCACCCACCTACGAATTATAGTGAAGATAAGATTCAGGAAATAGTACAGGATCTACAAAATCGGATTGGGAAAAAGCGTCGATTTGTTGTTTGGTATAGAAGCAGAAATGGTAATGACAAACAGTGGGACTTAGACAAGTCGGAATTAAGACTGCATAACGGAGTCCTTTATTTATTTAGTATAGTTCCGAGTTTTGTTGGTCAACACATTCACAAAACACCTAATCCAGAGCAGAATTGCACTTTAAGGGTAGACCGTATTACTAGGGTGGGTTCTTCTTCCCAAATACCTTGGACTTACACCAAATTTCCCACTTTGAAAATTCAATATCGTCTGACAGGGAATTTAGCCAATTATAAACCGCGTCGTCCCTATGAAAAAATTATTTCTCCTCCTGATAAGATAGAGCATGTTGATATTGAAACACAAGAAGATTGTATTTTCTGGTTTCAGCAAAGAATTTTACAATATGGCGCTAATGCTAGAGTTCTACAACCAGATTGGTTAGTAAAAATAGTGATGGAAAGTTTAAATAAGGCACATAGTAATTATCAATATCAGGTCACGGGAAGTAGGTAA
- the cas7d gene encoding type I-D CRISPR-associated protein Cas7/Csc2, producing the protein MSFLDSFLHSIKPEFPTALPRLASGKYVHFVMLRHSQCFPILQPDGVLSTVRTRAGIQTSDMINKLVMLKHQQTTSARLAGRKLLCSLGLASDNPKDKDKFCNGENCCKKCPDCIIYGFAGNESGIELAKVYSDSSFSLGDESNDVITEITFPTLETLCDPTFESFLYVLGNLLHNPPHIGRELTISKMSNHVIGIVFCDGEIFSNLHFTQALYDIFKSDLNTSLVDLITKATEVSNNLLNQEPVRKTRIITGSQLTDLLTEVSILYQDETKLKTVMTTLCQQTKIYAQIYGDSWSSRGKEIIPSLPFRKRNFISLDSSNYQLVNL; encoded by the coding sequence ATGAGTTTTTTAGACAGTTTTTTACACAGTATCAAACCAGAATTTCCCACAGCTTTACCCCGTTTAGCATCTGGTAAATATGTCCATTTTGTAATGTTGCGTCACAGTCAATGCTTTCCTATATTACAACCCGATGGAGTGTTAAGCACAGTACGAACACGAGCAGGAATACAAACTAGTGATATGATTAATAAACTAGTAATGTTGAAGCATCAACAAACCACATCAGCAAGATTAGCAGGAAGGAAACTATTGTGTTCCCTTGGTTTAGCTAGTGATAACCCCAAGGATAAAGATAAATTTTGTAATGGTGAAAACTGCTGTAAAAAATGCCCAGATTGTATTATTTACGGATTTGCTGGTAATGAAAGTGGAATAGAGCTGGCAAAAGTCTACTCAGACTCATCTTTTTCTCTCGGTGACGAATCAAATGATGTTATTACCGAAATTACCTTTCCTACCCTAGAAACCTTGTGTGATCCTACTTTTGAGAGTTTTTTATATGTTTTGGGCAATTTATTGCATAACCCCCCTCATATAGGGCGGGAATTAACAATTAGTAAAATGTCCAATCATGTAATTGGCATTGTATTTTGTGATGGTGAAATATTCAGTAATCTTCATTTTACCCAAGCATTATATGATATTTTTAAATCAGATCTTAATACTTCCTTGGTGGACTTAATTACCAAAGCTACGGAAGTAAGCAATAATCTGTTAAATCAAGAACCGGTACGCAAGACTAGGATAATTACAGGATCACAGTTAACAGACCTACTAACAGAAGTTTCCATCCTTTATCAAGATGAGACTAAATTAAAAACTGTGATGACCACACTTTGTCAACAGACAAAAATTTATGCTCAAATCTATGGTGATTCTTGGTCTTCAAGAGGCAAAGAAATTATCCCCAGTCTACCTTTTAGAAAAAGAAATTTTATTAGTCTAGATAGTAGCAACTATCAATTAGTTAACCTCTAG
- the cas5d gene encoding type I-D CRISPR-associated protein Cas5/Csc1, translating into MMIYQCDLKLHDNVFLANREIGNLYETEKYLHNWALSFAFFETDYIPRSYRLLGKVVPELTYLDTNQEQSLFHLNQAGIYVFPALPISWSYQVNTVAQIPCYHEYSNVKELAVGSHFKTYIFAPHEITIPHWIRLGKWSAKIKVETSIISDFKQKSGEYVSKHPLNPIDLSRTTKLLLYNRIFMSPSSLLSQAQLMGDYYQLPDQTCLPKRVGYGASTGILI; encoded by the coding sequence ATGATGATTTATCAATGTGATTTAAAATTACATGATAATGTATTTCTTGCCAATCGTGAAATTGGTAACCTGTATGAAACCGAGAAATATCTGCACAATTGGGCATTGAGTTTTGCTTTTTTTGAAACAGATTATATTCCTCGTTCTTACCGTCTCCTGGGTAAAGTAGTTCCAGAACTTACTTATTTAGATACCAATCAAGAGCAAAGTCTTTTTCATCTAAATCAAGCTGGAATTTATGTCTTTCCTGCTTTACCAATTAGCTGGTCATATCAAGTTAACACCGTTGCCCAAATTCCTTGCTATCATGAGTATAGCAATGTCAAAGAATTAGCGGTAGGTAGTCACTTTAAAACCTATATTTTTGCTCCCCATGAAATTACAATTCCCCACTGGATTAGACTGGGTAAATGGTCAGCAAAAATTAAAGTTGAAACCAGTATTATCTCAGACTTCAAACAAAAATCTGGAGAATATGTTAGTAAACATCCTTTAAACCCCATAGATTTATCTCGAACCACCAAATTATTACTTTATAATAGGATTTTTATGTCACCCTCCAGCTTGTTAAGCCAAGCACAATTAATGGGAGATTATTATCAATTACCAGACCAAACTTGCTTACCTAAGAGAGTGGGTTATGGTGCAAGCACAGGGATATTGATCTAA
- the cas6 gene encoding CRISPR system precrRNA processing endoribonuclease RAMP protein Cas6, with protein sequence MVLQSLIIELGAASEKPIPTRLNEAIYAQFIDWLSIGNSYLAESVSNSQESSFSLSGLIGYRRKDGTRLGDRFLIRISLLNGNLIQPLLQGIEMYQTPSIYLDNFPFIIRGIYTVPNSHNLVNISNYESLANIANFNSEIVLNFISPTSLQHHRNIQPFPLPDLVFNTLLHRWNYFAPPELHFSSIQWQSLALAFDLKTQFLKINSSIETRREIGCVGWVKYFFPDLQQARIANILAKFALFSGIGRKTTMGMGEVRIIT encoded by the coding sequence ATGGTTTTACAAAGTTTAATTATTGAACTGGGCGCTGCAAGTGAAAAACCCATTCCTACAAGACTAAATGAGGCAATTTATGCTCAATTTATCGATTGGTTAAGCATAGGGAATTCCTATCTAGCTGAATCAGTTTCCAATAGTCAAGAATCATCATTTAGTTTATCTGGACTCATTGGGTATCGGCGTAAAGATGGGACAAGACTAGGGGATAGATTTTTGATTCGTATTTCTCTGTTAAATGGTAATTTAATACAACCCTTGTTACAAGGCATAGAAATGTATCAAACTCCATCTATTTATTTGGATAATTTTCCCTTTATCATTCGCGGTATTTATACTGTACCTAATTCTCATAATTTAGTCAATATTTCTAACTATGAAAGTTTGGCAAATATTGCTAATTTTAATTCTGAGATCGTGCTAAATTTTATTTCTCCCACTAGTTTACAGCATCATCGCAATATTCAACCTTTTCCCTTACCAGACTTGGTATTTAACACCCTACTACATCGTTGGAACTATTTTGCACCCCCAGAGCTACATTTTTCTTCTATTCAATGGCAAAGTTTAGCTTTAGCTTTTGATTTAAAAACCCAGTTTTTAAAAATTAACAGCTCCATAGAAACCCGTAGAGAAATAGGTTGTGTGGGTTGGGTTAAATATTTTTTTCCAGATCTGCAACAAGCTCGTATAGCGAATATTTTAGCCAAATTCGCCCTTTTTTCCGGTATTGGTCGCAAAACAACCATGGGCATGGGAGAAGTGAGAATTATTACCTGA
- a CDS encoding N-acetylmuramoyl-L-alanine amidase — MKFGIDIGHNCPPDTGAAGIRSEDKLTMEVGNKVISKLRGLGHQVIPCKPDSASSVSQSLGRRCDIANRNRVDVFASIHFNAFNGKANGTEVLAGSDAGRKIAQSIVNEIVSLGFFNRGVKNGSHLYVLRNTNMTSVLIECCFVDSAKDMQLYDGEAMANAIVKGLTGKLPTTPVKPVEDVTGDKDTKENKDTSILRLQKALNQLKITDRNNRPLTEDNFTGPATSSAVEKFQRVVGIIPTGMATQTTWDAINQILAKRTVQGNQTSGPIMRYLQYRVGTTPDGIYGRQTEAAIKRFQQQNGLTADGIIGPATWTKLIG, encoded by the coding sequence ATGAAATTTGGCATTGATATAGGTCATAATTGCCCTCCAGACACCGGAGCTGCAGGTATTAGGTCGGAAGACAAATTAACCATGGAAGTGGGCAATAAAGTTATCTCTAAGTTAAGAGGTTTAGGTCATCAGGTGATACCTTGCAAACCCGATAGCGCTTCTTCTGTGAGTCAGTCTCTGGGTAGACGTTGTGATATTGCCAACCGTAATAGAGTTGATGTTTTTGCTTCTATTCATTTTAATGCCTTTAATGGAAAAGCAAATGGCACAGAAGTACTTGCTGGAAGTGATGCGGGAAGAAAAATTGCCCAATCCATAGTGAATGAAATTGTTAGTTTAGGGTTTTTTAACCGTGGCGTTAAAAATGGATCTCATTTATATGTACTGAGAAACACTAATATGACAAGTGTTCTCATAGAATGTTGCTTTGTAGATTCAGCTAAAGACATGCAGCTGTATGACGGGGAAGCAATGGCTAATGCTATTGTTAAAGGGTTAACTGGCAAACTACCAACCACTCCTGTGAAACCAGTGGAAGATGTAACTGGTGATAAGGATACTAAGGAGAATAAGGATACTAGTATTTTGAGGCTACAAAAAGCGCTCAATCAACTAAAAATTACTGATAGAAATAATCGACCACTGACGGAAGATAACTTTACAGGACCTGCGACAAGTTCTGCAGTAGAAAAGTTTCAAAGAGTTGTGGGTATTATTCCTACAGGAATGGCAACTCAAACTACCTGGGATGCCATCAATCAGATATTGGCAAAACGAACAGTTCAGGGGAATCAAACTAGTGGACCAATCATGAGATATTTACAATATCGTGTGGGTACAACGCCCGATGGTATTTATGGTAGACAAACAGAAGCAGCAATTAAGAGATTTCAACAGCAGAATGGTTTAACCGCTGATGGGATTATTGGTCCTGCAACTTGGACTAAGTTAATAGGGTAG
- the bchH gene encoding magnesium chelatase subunit H, whose product MKRIVLIAGFESFNADLYRKAALLASSRCSDLDIHVFSDRNISTNQEEIKNALKNADVFFGSLIFDYDQVLWLREHIRHIPIRLIFESALELMSLTQIGKFSIGDKPAGMPKPIKFILDKFSNGKEEDKLAGYISFLKLGPKLLKFVPVQKVQDLRNWLIIYGYWNAGGKENVAALFWILAEKYLGLKVENIPEPIETPNMGLLHPDYPGFFLSPRAYLEWYGGDGHIQGKPVVAILLYRKHVITKQNYIPQLIKKFESSGLIPLPIFINGVEGHVAVRDWLTTDYESQERQKGNIETPSLSIEAVKVDILVSTIGFPLVGGPAGSMEAGRQVEVAKRILMAKNIPYIVAAPLLIQDIYSWTRQGIGGLQSVVLYALPELDGAIDTVPLGGLVGENIYLVPERVQRLIDRVINWVALGRKPTSARKIAIILYGFPPGYGAVGTAALLNVPRSLIKLLHALKEQGYTVGEIPQDGEELIRQVKVVDEELETWEKNKPFPTKTNTVNVKTLEKWLGYLRTSRIEKQWQSLTGAGIKTYGDELHIGGVQLGNIWIGIQPPLGIQGDPMRLMFERDLTPHPQYAAYYKWLQNEFQADAVVHFGMHGTVEWLPGSPLGNTGYSWSDILLGNLPNLYIYAANNPSESILAKRRGYGVLISHNVPPYGRAGLYKELVSLRDLIAEYREDPQKNYVLKDGICKKIVDTGLDIDCPFDDAKKLGIPFTPENVKMFSVHAFEHYLVKLYEYLQVLENRLFSSGLHTLGEPPNEEELTGYLNAYFGEGTELQKESQKSQENLIIDLLNQSTDELTNLLRGLNGEYIPPAPGGDLLRDGPGVLPTGRNIHALDPYRMPSPAAYERGREIARKILDQHLQEHHSYPETVAVLLWGLDAIKTKGESLGILLELVGAEPVKEGTGRIIRYDLKPLETVGHPRIDVLGNLSGIFRDSFVNIIELLDDLFLRAAEIDEPQEWNFIRKHALLLQAQGVENPSARLFSNPSGDFGSLVNDRVVDGNWDSGDELGKTWESRNVFSYGRQDKGQARPEVLQTLLKTSDRIVQEIDSVEYGLTDIQEYYANTGGLKKAAEQQSGKRVTASFVESFSKDTTPRNLDDLLRMEYRTKLLNPKWANSMANQGSGGAFEISQRMTALIGWGGTVDFRDHWVYEQAADTYALDQEMAEKLRQANPEAFRNIVSRMLEAHGRGLWNADENRLNQLRQLYELTDEQLEGVGV is encoded by the coding sequence ATGAAACGGATTGTCTTAATTGCTGGGTTTGAATCTTTTAATGCCGACTTATACAGAAAAGCAGCTCTTTTGGCTAGTTCTCGCTGTTCTGACCTAGATATTCATGTGTTTAGCGATCGCAATATTAGTACAAATCAAGAAGAGATCAAAAATGCACTTAAAAATGCCGATGTATTTTTTGGCAGTTTAATCTTTGATTATGATCAGGTTTTGTGGTTAAGGGAGCATATTCGTCATATTCCCATCCGACTAATTTTTGAGTCAGCGTTAGAATTAATGAGTTTGACCCAAATAGGTAAGTTCTCCATAGGTGACAAACCTGCGGGGATGCCAAAACCGATTAAGTTCATCCTGGATAAATTCAGCAATGGTAAAGAAGAAGACAAACTTGCTGGTTATATTAGTTTCCTCAAGCTGGGGCCCAAACTATTAAAATTTGTCCCAGTACAAAAAGTTCAAGACCTGCGCAACTGGTTAATCATCTACGGTTACTGGAATGCGGGTGGGAAAGAAAATGTAGCAGCTTTATTTTGGATCCTGGCGGAAAAATATTTAGGTTTGAAAGTGGAGAATATTCCCGAACCTATAGAAACACCTAACATGGGTTTATTACACCCAGACTACCCAGGTTTTTTTCTGTCACCGAGAGCATATTTAGAATGGTATGGGGGAGATGGTCACATCCAAGGAAAACCCGTTGTTGCCATATTACTATATAGAAAGCACGTTATTACTAAACAAAATTATATTCCTCAACTAATTAAAAAATTTGAAAGTTCAGGTTTAATACCCCTACCTATTTTCATTAACGGTGTAGAAGGTCATGTGGCGGTTCGTGATTGGCTGACAACGGATTATGAAAGTCAAGAGAGACAAAAGGGAAATATAGAAACACCCTCACTATCCATCGAAGCAGTAAAAGTTGATATCCTAGTTTCCACCATTGGGTTTCCCCTAGTGGGTGGACCAGCTGGTTCCATGGAAGCGGGAAGACAAGTAGAAGTGGCTAAACGCATTCTTATGGCTAAGAACATTCCCTACATTGTGGCTGCACCCCTACTAATTCAAGATATTTACTCTTGGACTCGTCAAGGAATTGGAGGTTTACAAAGTGTAGTTTTGTATGCCTTACCGGAACTAGATGGAGCAATTGATACAGTTCCCCTAGGTGGACTAGTGGGGGAAAATATATACTTAGTACCTGAGCGAGTGCAAAGATTAATTGATAGGGTGATCAACTGGGTTGCTCTAGGTCGAAAACCAACATCAGCGAGAAAAATTGCCATTATTCTTTATGGTTTTCCTCCCGGTTATGGTGCGGTGGGAACTGCTGCATTATTAAATGTTCCTCGCAGTTTGATTAAACTACTTCATGCACTCAAAGAACAGGGTTATACAGTGGGTGAAATTCCCCAAGATGGGGAAGAGTTAATTAGACAAGTAAAAGTGGTGGATGAAGAATTGGAAACCTGGGAAAAAAATAAACCCTTCCCCACTAAAACTAATACGGTGAATGTCAAAACCTTAGAAAAGTGGTTAGGTTATCTTCGCACTTCCCGAATTGAAAAACAATGGCAATCTTTGACCGGTGCAGGGATTAAAACCTATGGAGATGAATTACATATTGGTGGTGTGCAATTAGGAAATATTTGGATTGGCATTCAACCACCTTTAGGGATTCAAGGGGATCCCATGCGGTTAATGTTTGAAAGAGACCTAACTCCCCATCCCCAATATGCAGCTTATTATAAATGGTTACAAAATGAATTTCAAGCGGATGCAGTGGTGCATTTTGGTATGCATGGTACGGTGGAATGGTTACCAGGTTCTCCTTTAGGGAATACGGGTTATTCTTGGTCAGATATTCTTTTAGGAAATTTACCCAATTTATATATCTATGCTGCTAATAATCCCTCTGAATCAATTTTGGCTAAACGTCGTGGTTATGGGGTATTGATTTCTCATAATGTGCCACCTTATGGTCGAGCAGGTCTATATAAGGAATTAGTAAGTTTACGAGATCTCATCGCTGAATATCGAGAAGACCCACAAAAAAACTATGTTTTAAAAGACGGAATTTGCAAGAAAATTGTTGATACAGGTTTGGATATTGATTGTCCTTTCGATGATGCCAAAAAATTGGGAATTCCTTTTACCCCAGAAAATGTCAAAATGTTTAGTGTTCATGCTTTTGAACATTATTTAGTGAAGTTATATGAGTACCTACAGGTATTGGAAAACCGTCTGTTTTCTTCCGGATTGCACACTTTAGGTGAACCACCTAATGAGGAGGAACTAACCGGTTACTTGAACGCCTATTTTGGGGAAGGAACTGAACTACAAAAAGAATCCCAAAAATCCCAAGAAAATCTAATTATAGATTTATTAAACCAGTCCACCGATGAATTAACCAACTTATTACGAGGATTAAATGGTGAGTATATTCCCCCTGCACCCGGTGGAGACTTGTTGAGAGATGGTCCGGGTGTATTACCTACGGGGAGAAATATTCATGCTTTAGATCCCTATAGAATGCCTTCCCCCGCTGCTTATGAGCGAGGTAGGGAAATTGCTCGCAAAATCCTTGACCAGCACTTACAAGAACATCACTCCTATCCAGAAACTGTAGCAGTTTTATTATGGGGTTTAGATGCAATTAAAACCAAGGGTGAATCCCTAGGGATTTTGTTAGAGTTGGTAGGTGCTGAACCAGTGAAGGAAGGAACAGGAAGAATTATCAGATACGATTTAAAACCCCTAGAAACTGTGGGACATCCTAGAATTGATGTGCTGGGTAATCTATCGGGTATTTTCCGCGATAGCTTTGTGAATATTATTGAACTGTTGGATGATTTATTTCTGCGAGCAGCAGAAATTGATGAACCTCAAGAGTGGAATTTTATTAGAAAACATGCTTTGCTTTTACAAGCACAGGGAGTAGAAAATCCATCAGCTAGATTATTTTCTAACCCCTCCGGTGATTTCGGTTCTTTGGTTAATGACCGAGTAGTTGATGGTAATTGGGATAGTGGTGATGAATTGGGCAAAACCTGGGAGAGTCGCAATGTTTTTAGTTATGGTCGTCAAGATAAAGGACAAGCTAGACCAGAGGTATTACAAACCTTATTAAAGACAAGCGATCGCATAGTCCAGGAAATAGACTCTGTAGAGTATGGTTTAACCGATATTCAAGAATATTATGCCAATACGGGGGGTTTGAAAAAAGCTGCAGAGCAGCAAAGTGGAAAGCGAGTGACAGCTAGTTTCGTGGAGAGTTTTTCTAAAGACACCACACCCAGGAATTTAGATGATTTATTAAGAATGGAGTACAGAACTAAGTTATTAAATCCTAAATGGGCTAACTCCATGGCCAATCAAGGTTCGGGAGGTGCTTTTGAAATTTCCCAGCGGATGACAGCTTTAATTGGATGGGGGGGAACAGTGGATTTTAGAGACCATTGGGTTTATGAACAAGCAGCAGACACCTATGCTTTAGATCAGGAAATGGCGGAAAAATTGCGTCAAGCTAACCCGGAAGCATTTAGGAATATTGTCAGCAGGATGTTAGAAGCACATGGTCGAGGTTTGTGGAATGCGGATGAAAATAGACTAAATCAACTGCGTCAGTTGTATGAGTTGACTGATGAACAGTTGGAGGGTGTGGGAGTTTAA